GTGCAGAGTCATCACGGCTGGAGATAATTCTGAAAAACATTCTTTCTTACTCCAGAGGTGAGAGCCACAGCATTAGCCTTCAGAATATAAACGAGATAATGGCGGAAACGATTAGAAACTACAGTGAAACAATGGCGGAAAAATCCATTAAAGTTTACTTCACCGCCGGTAATTTGCCTCTTATTAAGCTTGACAGAACTCAGATACGGCAGGTGTTTGACAATTTGGTCACAAATGCCATAGATGCAATGCCGTGTGAGGGCGGCTCAATAAAAATAAAAACCGAATCCACTGTTAAAGATAACGTTAAATGTGCTTTGATTATCATAGAGGACTCAGGCACAGGAATTCCCCCGGAAAAAGTCAACATGATATTTGAACCGTTTTTTTCAACAAAGGAAATGGGACGCGGTACCGGGCTTGGGCTACCCATAACCAGAAGAATCATCACTGAACACGGTGGAATGATACACGTGGAAAGTTCCCCGGGTACAGGCTCGGTTTTTTCCGTTTATCTGCCGTTTAAGGAATGATTTGAGTATTCTGTGAGCGTTCTTAAAGAAATCATCAGCAAAAAAAAGGAACGCCTCTTTTCCCAAAAAAAATTAAATCCTCAGCAGGACTTAATTGAAAAGTCCTGTGACAGGCCACCGACTCGTGATTTTCATGCAGCTCTGAAAAGAGAGAAACCTGCTCAGGCAGTGAGGGTGATAACCGAGTTAAAGCGTGCCTCTCCCTCAGAGGGGCTGATACGCAGTGATTTTGATGTGTTGCAGATAGCCGGCATATACGGGGCAGGGGGGGCCTCGGCAATTTCCGTTCTTACCGAGGAGGACTACTTTATGGGTGCTTTACAGTACATAGGGGAAGCAAAGAGGCAGGTGACGGTGCCGGTTTTAAGAAAGGATTTTCTTTTTGATTTTTATCAACTCTACGAGTCACGCTCCGCCGATGCCGACGCTGTTCTTTTAATAGCAGCCGCTCTAAGCAGGGCTCAGGCGGGGGAGTTGCTGGCACTTGCCTCAGAGCTGACACTTCATGTCCTCTTTGAGGTACATAACCTAAAAGAGCTGGATATGGCAATGTACCACAACGCTCCGATAATCGGAATTAACAACCGCAACCTTGAGACTATGAAAGTTGACATTAAAACAACGTTGGATATGGTAAAAGATATCCCCTGCGGAATAATTGTGGTAAGTGAAAGCGGCATAAAAACCCATCAGGATGTCAGAGCACTGGATGAGGCCGGGGTTGACGCAATACTGGTTGGAACATCGTTAATGAAATCTGTAGATATTGCAGATAAATTAAGACAACTAGTCAATTACAGAGATAAAAGGGCATAATACCAAGCTGCATTCATTCGATTAACTTTGTTGGCTTCGTCGAAAGCTCCTTGTCGTCTCCCCTAAAGCAACCGTGATGT
The Nitrospirae bacterium YQR-1 DNA segment above includes these coding regions:
- the trpC gene encoding indole-3-glycerol phosphate synthase TrpC — encoded protein: MSVLKEIISKKKERLFSQKKLNPQQDLIEKSCDRPPTRDFHAALKREKPAQAVRVITELKRASPSEGLIRSDFDVLQIAGIYGAGGASAISVLTEEDYFMGALQYIGEAKRQVTVPVLRKDFLFDFYQLYESRSADADAVLLIAAALSRAQAGELLALASELTLHVLFEVHNLKELDMAMYHNAPIIGINNRNLETMKVDIKTTLDMVKDIPCGIIVVSESGIKTHQDVRALDEAGVDAILVGTSLMKSVDIADKLRQLVNYRDKRA